The Burkholderia ambifaria AMMD genome contains the following window.
GTCATTACTTCACGCCGCATGACGTTTGCGGCGCGAGCACCTGCCAGATCACGAGCATCACGATGTACGCCAAAGGCGGCGTGTGGGTGTCCGACGGCCCCGATCTGGAAACCAACGTGTCCGGACTGTCGACGCGCATGATCGTCGACGGTAACGTCGCCGTCTCGTCGACGCGGACGACGCTGCGCAACACGCTCGAAATCATGCTGTTTCGCGACAGCCGGCTGCCGCAGGACGGGTCGCTCAATTCCGGCATGCTCAGCGCCTATTACACGATCAATTACAAGTCCGGCATCCTCGGCGCGTCGTCGCCGGTCTTCCTCGCCGCGAAGGTCAGTTTCATCAACGGAACGTGCTCGATTCCCGACCAGACCGTCACGCTGCCGTCCGTGCAGCACAACGTCTTCAACGGCATCGGTTCGACCGCCGGCGCGACGGATTTTCAGGTGCAGTTGAACAACTGCCCGGCCGGTTACAACCGCATCGGCTATCAAATAGCTCCGCTGGACGACGTGGTCGCCGGCACGCCGGGCGGGATGCAGTTGCGCCCGGATGCCACGGCCAGCGGCATCGGCATCCAGGTCGCCGACGCCACGACCGGCCAGCCGCTGACGCTGAGGAAGTCGCACACGGTGACGGGCTACAACCCGGCCACCGGCGGATCGCCGACGATCCGGCTGCGTGCGTCCTACCTGCAGACAGGCGCGAAGGTCGGCAGTGGTTCGGTTCACGCGGCCGCGCAGGTTCTGCTCGACTACCAATGAACGACGCGCCGCCGCGGCCCTGACATCCGCGCGACGCGGGCGGCGTGCGATACTCGGCACGCCCGCACCGGTTCGACTCCCCGGGGAACCCCGGTGCGCCAGGCGAGTCCATCTCCTTTCGTCAACAACTCAACAGCATTAGGGAGGCGTTCATGCTGCAATTCATCGAAACCCTGGTAGTCGGACTCATCGTCGGCCTCCTCGCCCGCGCGCTCAAGCCCGGCGACGACAAGATGGGCATCC
Protein-coding sequences here:
- a CDS encoding fimbrial protein — translated: MFNFRPSFVSIRVTSPARIAHTRDACSGMARRCARMSAVAAAVLLACVAFAADASAASLYAFGQATVSSPGNATPGTIVARHYFTPHDVCGASTCQITSITMYAKGGVWVSDGPDLETNVSGLSTRMIVDGNVAVSSTRTTLRNTLEIMLFRDSRLPQDGSLNSGMLSAYYTINYKSGILGASSPVFLAAKVSFINGTCSIPDQTVTLPSVQHNVFNGIGSTAGATDFQVQLNNCPAGYNRIGYQIAPLDDVVAGTPGGMQLRPDATASGIGIQVADATTGQPLTLRKSHTVTGYNPATGGSPTIRLRASYLQTGAKVGSGSVHAAAQVLLDYQ